The following DNA comes from Mucilaginibacter jinjuensis.
CTGAAATTTCACGAAGAAAGCTGATTAGTTCTACCAGATATTTGGATCAAATGAAAGATTCTATCAATAAAAGGATAGAAGATGAAAATGATTTAAAAGCTAACCGGCGACGTTCTACAAGAAACAGGGGCGGCTGATGATCTTTGGTCGATTTTATTACAACCTTGATGGAATAGTAATTGTAGTTAAAATACATGAAGATAGTGTGGCCGATCGTTGTAATTGGCAGATATATGATTTTAATACAATTTTCCGAAGTGGCATAGGATTTTATAGATAAAACTTGCCAATTTTACAGCACCATATTATCTATATAAGTATTAATGAAAAACATTCTGATTAGCTACATCGCTGCTATCCTTTCTTTTTATGGAATGAATACACAGGCTCAGTTTAAGCTGCCCAGCGACCCAAAGGCGACCAAAGGATCACAAAACCTCTACAATAGCATGCAGCGACTGATGGGTTCGAACATTATGTTCGGTCACCATGATGATACCGGCTACGGTGTTAACTGGCGCTTGCAGGATGATAGCTCTGATGTAAAGGCCGTAACAGGATCGTACCCGGCGGTTTATGGCTGGGACTTAGCCAAGCTGGAGCACGACAGCACGGCCGATATCAATGGCATTCCATTTAAAACGCAGCGTACACTGGTTAAAGAAGCTTATCAGCGTGGAGGAATAAATACTTTTTGCTGGCACATGGATAACCCGTTTAACGATCAGACAGCCTGGGATACTACTGCTAATAGCGTAAAGGAAATTTTAGCGGATGGCCCTACACATGATAAATATGTAGAGTACCTGGATAAAGCAGCCAAATACCTGAAGAATTTGAAAGACGATGATGGAGAGGCTATCCCTATCTTATTCCGCCCATTTCATGAATTAACCGGCGGCTGGTTCTGGTGGGGAAGTAAAACTACCGATCCACAGGATCTGGTAGCAATATGGCGCTTTACTGTAGATTATTTAAGAAAGAAAAAGAAAATACATAACCTGTTAATCGTGTATTCGACTGCTGATTTTAATTCGACAGAAGATTTTCTGGCCCGTTATCCCGGCGATGACTATGTTGATTTTGTAGGCTTTGATCTGTATTGCCTCGATAATAAGCAGAAGTTTGTGCAACGCTTAGATAAACAATTGAGCATTTTACAACAAGTGGCAAATGATCACCATAAAATAGCTTGTATACCAGAAATTGGTTACGAGGGCATACCTG
Coding sequences within:
- a CDS encoding glycoside hydrolase family 26 protein — encoded protein: MKNILISYIAAILSFYGMNTQAQFKLPSDPKATKGSQNLYNSMQRLMGSNIMFGHHDDTGYGVNWRLQDDSSDVKAVTGSYPAVYGWDLAKLEHDSTADINGIPFKTQRTLVKEAYQRGGINTFCWHMDNPFNDQTAWDTTANSVKEILADGPTHDKYVEYLDKAAKYLKNLKDDDGEAIPILFRPFHELTGGWFWWGSKTTDPQDLVAIWRFTVDYLRKKKKIHNLLIVYSTADFNSTEDFLARYPGDDYVDFVGFDLYCLDNKQKFVQRLDKQLSILQQVANDHHKIACIPEIGYEGIPDANWWTVTLLPEISKYKLSYLLTWRNGNPNHYYAPYPGQQSAADFVKFYNSPNILFQNRLSPLGIYGK